CGGCCAAGCCGGTACAGCGAACCTCGGCAGGCATCAGTTCAACGTTGGCGGGATTCTTGCCGCCTGCCAGCAGAGCTACCGCCACGGTGAGCCCTAATTCTCCCCAGAGCACGCGCTGAGGATCACCGCTGTGTATCAGGTTGAACAAGGGCAGTGCCCCGAAACAGAGCAGCGATGAGCCGCTGATCAGCATGGGTTTGCGTCCGATGCGGTCGGAGAGCCAGGCTGAAACCGGATAAAGCAGCAGCAGTACAGCCAGTACTCCGGTGTTCAGGCTGAGGGATGTTGCAGTACTCAGGCCATCGACTTCCTCCAGGTAGCTCACTGCGTACACGAACACGGCGTAATACCCAATGCTGCTGGCAATGTTCAGCGCCATCACACGCAGGACCTGCAGGCGATAGCGACCAAAGGTGTCCCGAATTGGGGATTTGGCTTGCGGTTCGATGATCTCAGCACCAATCCCTCTGCGAATTACTACGCCACTGGCGGCTACCAGTGCTCCAAGCAGGAACGGCAGACGCCATCCCCAGCTTGCTAACTGGTCTGGGTTGAGTGTGTGGGCCAGCAGATCACCGAAGCCGGAGCCGATCAGCATTCCCAGCACGGATCCCCAGAGCCCCCAGATCGCGAAGAAACCACGCTGACGGGGCGGGGCGTTTTCGCTGAGGAAAATAATTGAGCTGGTGTACTCGCCTCCCACTGACAAGCCTTGAACCATGCGAAGCAGCACAACTGCAATTGGAGCCGCGATGCCGATTTGCTGATGCGTCGGGAGTAGACCCATCAGCACGGTAGGCACGGCCATCACCATTACGGACAGTTGTAGAACTCGCTGCCTTCCTGCCAGATCACCGATGCGACCGAACACCATCCCCCCGAGAGGCCGCACTAAAAATCCGGCAGCAAAGGCCCCGAAGGCTCCGATCAGTGAGGCATTTGGGTCACTGGAAGGGAAGAACTCCTTGCCGATGGTGGTCGCGAAGTAGCCGTAGATGGCGAAGTCATACCACTCCATCACGTTGCCGATCAGGCCAGCCAAGAGCACTCTGCTAGTGCTTTTGGCGCGGGGTTGGATAGTCATCGTGTTGCGTTCATGGTGGCGGGGTCATTGCGGTTGATCGGAGATCTCATGCAACCGGTCAATCAGTAGATCCACGTCTGTCTCAATCCCACCGTCCTCAGCCCATGCTCCAGGAACGTGGCGCGCCTGAACCACGTCATTCAGTCTTTGTCCGTTGCGTCGAGCCAGGAGAGTCGCTGTGGTGTTTCTGCCTGA
Above is a window of Synechococcus sp. BIOS-U3-1 DNA encoding:
- a CDS encoding MFS transporter, whose translation is MTIQPRAKSTSRVLLAGLIGNVMEWYDFAIYGYFATTIGKEFFPSSDPNASLIGAFGAFAAGFLVRPLGGMVFGRIGDLAGRQRVLQLSVMVMAVPTVLMGLLPTHQQIGIAAPIAVVLLRMVQGLSVGGEYTSSIIFLSENAPPRQRGFFAIWGLWGSVLGMLIGSGFGDLLAHTLNPDQLASWGWRLPFLLGALVAASGVVIRRGIGAEIIEPQAKSPIRDTFGRYRLQVLRVMALNIASSIGYYAVFVYAVSYLEEVDGLSTATSLSLNTGVLAVLLLLYPVSAWLSDRIGRKPMLISGSSLLCFGALPLFNLIHSGDPQRVLWGELGLTVAVALLAGGKNPANVELMPAEVRCTGLAVAFNVAEGYFGGTTPLIATWLIAQSGNPVLPGAWVAFGGLCTLITACAFTRETAFRPLSTETA